The Punica granatum isolate Tunisia-2019 chromosome 4, ASM765513v2, whole genome shotgun sequence sequence AAGGCTTCCAAACTATTGAGAATGAACTCCCAGCTTAAAGAGTCGAAGGCCTTCATAAGATCTATCTTTATGGCACAACGTGGGGATATTCCTTGTCTGTGATAATTCCTCACAAGCTCATGAGCAAGTAATACATTATCTGAAATTTTCCTACCCTGCACAAATGCTGTCTGGTTTAAGCTGATAATATCCGGGAGCACTTCCTTCAGTCTATTTGCCAACACTTTTGAAATACATTTGTAGACGACATTGCAACAAGAAATGGGTCGGAAATCTCTCATGCAGTTtgctttttccttctttgggACAAGAGCTATGATCGTTGAATTTACCTCTCTTCGAAGCTTTCCTGAGGAGAAGAAGTGTTGCACAACATTAGTGAAGTCCTTCTGAACAATTTGCCAAGCATGTTTAAAGAAATATGCTGTGTAGCCGTCAGGCCTTGGTGACTTGTCATTCCCCATCGAGAATAAGGCAGCTTTAATCTCCTCATCTGTAATAGGCAGCATAAGCATTTGATGTTTTGAGTGAGGAACCTTCCGTTTGAGTATGGAAGAAAGCCGAGATGTCGAGATCCCCCCAATACAATCATCCTTTTTCCCCAGGAGGCCTTGATAGAAATTTATTGCTTCGTCCTTAATTTCCTGCACTCCTTCTAACTTGACGCCAGAAGCAGAATATAGGGCTCGTATGGTAGTTCGAGCATGTctaccttttactgctttgtggaaaaaaaagagatgttCTGATCTCCCGCTTTTAGCCATGCTACTCTAGACTTTTGTTTGAGAAACTTTTCCTCCCTGTTGATTGCTTCTAGGAGCTTTACCCGCAAGTCCACCTCCTTTTTGATCAATTCAGGAGGCATACAATCACTATCCAGCAACGTAGCTTGAACCTGGGCGAGCTCAGACTGCAAATCGTTTATCCGTGTATGTACATTCCCAAATTTAGTTCTGTTGAAGTCCTTTAGATGCATCTTGAGGCTCCTCAGCTTTTTGTAAAGCACTTCCATTGGAGTACCTTCCTGAGCCTCTGTCCAGACTCGCCTGACCAGTGCCATATACTTTGGATGTTCAGTccagaaatgaaaaaatttgaatgGCTTAGGGCCTGCACTCTCCTTTTCACCAAATTTCAACATAGCTGGGCAATGGTCAGAGATACCAGGAGGGAGGAATTCAATGGTGGAGGCTATTTGCCCTTGAAGCCACTTTCCATTAACCAAGACTCTATCAATCTTCCTTGCTTAGAAACCCTCTTGTCTTTTGTTGCTCCATGTATAGTAGCATCCaatggaggtatgatcagTGAGTTCAGCTGAATTCATGAAGTCCGCAAAATCCCGCATGCTTTGATCCATGGCAATTTCCCTCCCATCTGCTTTGACCTCTTTTATATCCTTTACAGCATTGAAATCTCCTAACAACACCCAACTGTGACTCATGCTTCCGGCGACGACCTGCAGATCATGCCATAACAACCTTCTCTCCATCATATCATTTGAAGCATAGACAAAGGTTACCGCAATCCAGCCAACTCCTTTAGGCACATTGAGCAGAAGATGAATAAATTGAGCAGACTTGCTTAGTATTTGAACTTGCAAATCCTCTCGCACCATTAACCACAACCTACCATTTCCAGCAAACTGATAATTTTCAAACATATACCAACCTTTCCATCCATCTGCAATTTTTTTACAGTTCACCTCCTTCACCCGAGTTTCAATGATAACAAAAATCCCCAAGTCATTGTCCTGAGCAAACTTATAAACCATTTTCTGTTTAAGAGGGTCATTTAGCCCTCTAACGTTCCACGAGGCTATAATCATTGGGTTTGTTTGGGAGGTTTACCACCCTTACCCAACCTTGACTTCCTTGATCCTTGCACTTTCAAGACTGCCTGGACTACTCCTTTCGATGCACTTCTAGGTTACCGCTGTGCCCCCGGCCGAGCCTCTTTCACTTTTGTAGCAATTTCCCGGTCATCATCAGAGCTGGTGACCCCCTTATGGCCTTCCTCGTCCTCGCCTAGTTCAAACGATAAAGGGACCTTACCCTTTTCACTAATCAAGTCTCCCATGAACTCATTCTGGTCAGTGAGAGTTGTGACAACAACAGGGGAAGCTTTCTCAGTAGCGATACATCTCCGTCGGGCCTTGCCAGCATGTCGAGACGTCGTCTCAGTAGCCCGAGTCTCCTCCACAGTAGTTGGGCTGGCAGGGAATGTTGCTTCTACAGTATGACAGTTCTCCTCAGCAGGCTGAACGTTTGGAGTTATCTCAGCTACTGGTGGCACCTCCGCTGAGCTATTGCATCGATGACCAAAGACCTTGCAGTGGTCACATTTGTCTGGCAACCAAGGAATGTCCACTAGAACTTCTGCTGAGTGATTATTACCCAAATCAACATTCAGAAACTCCGGGATTTCCTTATCAACATCCAATTCAATACATACCTTTGCATATTCCAACCTTGATCGGAGAGCAGTAGCTCTGTCCATGAAAAGAGGCTTACCAATGGCGCTCGCTAAGTAGCTAATGCCCTTGGGATGGAAGTACTGCAAAGGAATTTTCCGCAATTGAACCCAGATTGGCATCTTCCTCATGTTTAGTTCCTCCTCAGTGAAATGAGGGCTCCATTTCTGCAAAATTAAGAACTCTCTCTACATGCCATGGTCCCGTCTCTAGAACCCAAGACATTACTGCTTCAGACGGGAACTGGAAGATGAACAAATCTCCCAGTGTACTCACTGTCACCCTCCCGTGTTTTCCCCATAAACCATTGACCACCGAGGCAACCTTTCCAAAGTCAGGGGCTTTGCCCAAAAATCTTCCAATTAGTGTAAAACACCATTGATCAACACCAAACTGTAGAAACTCCAAAGGAGGCTTCACATTGCTATGCTCAACGCCTTCAAAATATTCAAGATTTTGATTTACTTTCGGGAAGACTTTCTTCCAGTTGAGAGGGCCCTTAGGAGTCGATTTCTCACCTGAAATTGAAGTCGGATCAGGATTGACAGAGATTATCGACGATTGAGGGGCTGGGTTCGACATTTCTCAGCTGATACGGCTGCTCCGCTCTGGAAGGACTA is a genomic window containing:
- the LOC116204137 gene encoding uncharacterized protein LOC116204137, translated to MVYKFAQDNDLGIFVIIETRVKEVNCKKIADGWKGWYMFENYQFAGNGRLWLMVREDLQVQILSKSAQFIHLLLNVPKGVGWIAVTFVYASNDMMERRLLWHDLQVVAGSMSHSWVLLGDFNAVKDIKEVKADGREIAMDQSMRDFADFMNSAELTDHTSIGCYYTWSNKRQEAMLKFGEKESAGPKPFKFFHFWTEHPKYMALVRRVWTEAQEGTPMEVLYKKLRSLKMHLKDFNRTKFGNVHTRINDLQSELAQVQATLLDSDCMPPELIKKEVDLRLEGVQEIKDEAINFYQGLLGKKDDCIGGISTSRLSSILKRKVPHSKHQMLMLPITDEEIKAALFSMGNDKSPRPDGYTAYFFKHAWQIVQKDFTNVVQHFFSSGKLRREVNSTIIALVPKKEKANCMRDFRPISCCNVVYKCISKVLANRLKEVLPDIISLNQTAFVQGRKISDNVLLAHELVRNYHRQGISPRCAIKIDLMKAFDSLSWEFILNSLEALDFPPCFLWWIKGCITSPYFSVAINGTLAGYFPGKRGVRQGDPISPYLFVIAMEVFSLTMDLAAAEGKVGYHPRCKSLRLTHLCFADDLLLFTNASKDSLVAILDVLNAFYHWSGLMLNSEKSEIFTGGISEDFVSDLVTCSGFKRGLLPVRYLGLPLVSGKLSSKNCEALTERIVERIKSWTVHRSVDPSSGKVSSNMQVGARSVGKSFASQKLREVLIKALMFPYIRYKVGSGKTVSFWYDTWLHVGPLIKYCYRGLQCFPSLREHATVSAVLVEGQWHWPRSSDPQATCIRDLATALESSNQDRVLWTPQKSGQFSIANAWQCLRSRGPKVEWGSAIWFDGHFPRSSFISWLSVHNKLATKDRLSKWGIQLASTECEFCSGHSSSFRCISPTVSLDLMHIVCTLLAAADFASGIWILRCADSFLMDWSFNGDQEWYFLPLQYLFILSKV